From Phycisphaerales bacterium, a single genomic window includes:
- a CDS encoding AAA family ATPase, giving the protein MEQQRRVIVIGGPNGAGKTTISRSLIGDTLGLSDFVNADVIAAGLSGFAPERAAFAAGRVMLARLRELAAAGESFAFESTLSSRTFAPWLRGLVGSGWRVHLSYVWLSRPELAVRRVERRVRRGGHSIPVDVIRRRYFRSAANLFELYLPLARSWAIYDNSGPGASIIAELRPARSSNPIIHDAAAYSALKGAAENASEED; this is encoded by the coding sequence ATGGAGCAGCAACGCAGAGTCATCGTGATCGGCGGCCCCAACGGCGCTGGCAAGACGACGATCTCCCGCTCGCTCATCGGTGACACCCTCGGTCTTTCAGACTTCGTCAACGCCGACGTCATCGCGGCAGGCCTCTCTGGGTTCGCACCAGAGCGTGCTGCCTTCGCAGCCGGCCGAGTCATGCTCGCACGACTGCGGGAACTTGCGGCCGCGGGCGAGAGCTTCGCCTTCGAATCGACGCTTTCGAGCCGTACGTTCGCACCGTGGCTCCGCGGACTTGTCGGTTCAGGGTGGCGCGTCCATCTTTCCTATGTCTGGCTCTCGAGGCCTGAACTCGCGGTGCGTCGGGTCGAGAGGCGAGTTCGTCGTGGCGGCCACAGCATCCCCGTAGACGTGATCAGACGGAGATACTTCCGTTCGGCCGCGAATCTGTTTGAACTCTACTTACCACTCGCGCGTTCTTGGGCGATCTACGACAACTCTGGCCCTGGCGCATCCATCATCGCTGAGCTCCGCCCGGCTCGATCCTCCAACCCAATAATCCATGATGCGGCCGCCTATAGCGCCCTGAAGGGAGCAGCGGAAAATGCCAGCGAAGAGGATTGA
- the rplK gene encoding 50S ribosomal protein L11: MAKKEVTNVFKIMATGGAATPAPPLGPVLGSKGVNPGQFIQKFNAATQNVKGKVVGCIVTVYSDRTFDFEVKSSPASVLILEAAGKEKGSGVPNKEKIGKISKAQVEKIAKEKMVDLNSASLEAAMRVIEGTARSMGVTVEG; this comes from the coding sequence ATGGCCAAGAAAGAAGTCACCAACGTATTCAAGATCATGGCCACGGGTGGCGCTGCCACCCCGGCTCCTCCCCTGGGCCCGGTTCTGGGCTCCAAGGGTGTGAACCCCGGCCAGTTCATCCAGAAGTTCAACGCCGCGACCCAGAACGTCAAGGGCAAGGTCGTCGGCTGCATCGTGACGGTCTACTCCGACCGCACGTTCGACTTCGAGGTGAAGAGCTCCCCCGCCAGCGTCCTCATCCTCGAGGCCGCCGGCAAGGAGAAGGGCTCGGGCGTCCCCAACAAAGAGAAGATCGGCAAGATCTCCAAGGCCCAGGTCGAGAAGATCGCCAAGGAGAAGATGGTCGACCTCAACTCCGCGAGCCTCGAGGCCGCGATGCGTGTGATCGAAGGCACCGCCCGCTCCATGGGCGTTACGGTCGAAGGTTGA
- the rplJ gene encoding 50S ribosomal protein L10: protein MSKTVKQIIMRDYKNRIAGGGEDYGNALLISIRGLKAIDTTKLRGSLAKKKIKITVLRNSLARKAFEGTSLAQLGELMSGASALAHGGESVVEVAREIVEAMGKMPGLELKGAVLDGTLFKGKAGVTELSKFPTKDEAIAQVVTLIVSPARKLVAQVQGPGSTLAGIIKAVETKLEKGETIAKAG, encoded by the coding sequence ATGTCGAAGACCGTCAAGCAGATCATCATGCGGGACTACAAGAACCGCATCGCCGGCGGCGGCGAGGACTACGGCAACGCCCTCCTCATCTCCATCCGCGGCCTCAAGGCCATCGACACCACCAAGCTGCGTGGGTCGCTCGCCAAGAAGAAGATCAAGATCACCGTCCTGCGCAACTCGCTGGCCCGCAAGGCCTTCGAGGGCACCAGCCTCGCCCAGCTCGGCGAGCTGATGTCCGGCGCCTCGGCCCTCGCCCACGGCGGCGAGTCCGTGGTCGAGGTTGCCCGCGAGATCGTCGAGGCCATGGGCAAGATGCCCGGCCTGGAGCTCAAGGGCGCCGTCCTCGATGGCACCCTCTTCAAGGGCAAGGCCGGCGTCACCGAGCTGTCCAAGTTCCCCACCAAGGACGAGGCCATCGCTCAGGTTGTCACCCTCATTGTCAGCCCCGCGCGCAAGCTCGTGGCCCAGGTGCAGGGCCCCGGTTCCACCCTCGCCGGCATCATCAAGGCCGTCGAGACCAAGCTGGAGAAGGGCGAGACCATCGCCAAGGCCGGCTGA
- a CDS encoding VOC family protein, whose protein sequence is MAITQKITQMLWFDTNAEEAARFYVSVFKNSRILSVTHYSANMHLPEGTVMTVAFELEGQQFTALNGGPHAKFNEAISMVVTCKDQAEVDSYWQKLTADGGAEVQCGWLKDKFGLSWQVVPAELWPLIEGPRSAEVMQAVMRMVKLDIAELKAAAGR, encoded by the coding sequence ATGGCTATAACGCAGAAGATCACGCAGATGCTGTGGTTTGATACGAACGCCGAGGAGGCCGCGCGTTTCTATGTGTCGGTGTTCAAGAACTCGCGGATTCTCAGCGTGACCCACTACAGCGCGAACATGCACCTGCCCGAGGGCACCGTCATGACGGTCGCGTTCGAGCTGGAAGGGCAGCAGTTCACCGCGCTCAACGGCGGGCCCCACGCGAAGTTCAACGAAGCGATCTCGATGGTGGTCACGTGCAAGGACCAGGCCGAGGTGGACTCTTACTGGCAGAAGCTGACCGCCGACGGCGGGGCCGAGGTGCAGTGCGGTTGGCTGAAGGACAAGTTCGGCCTCTCGTGGCAGGTCGTCCCGGCGGAGCTGTGGCCGCTGATCGAGGGCCCACGCAGCGCCGAAGTGATGCAGGCGGTGATGCGGATGGTGAAGCTGGATATCGCGGAGTTGAAGGCGGCTGCGGGGCGGTAG
- the rplA gene encoding 50S ribosomal protein L1, whose protein sequence is MPVRISKRRKANMAITPKDAILPTEAVATLKKFKGPKFDQTVNVVMHLNLDTAQSDQNLRGAISLPKGIGKSKRVVAFCQSDVAQQALAAGAVKAGGEDLVAEIEKGWMDFDVAVASPDMMRVVSRLGKVLGPKGLMPSPKAGTVTPQVPEAVKEYSAGKVEYRADKAGNIHAVIGKMSFPEDSLVANLEFFIHAIERARPSTVKGQYIKKITVSGAMTPGVQVKHVSAVVEE, encoded by the coding sequence ATGCCGGTCAGAATCAGCAAGCGTCGTAAGGCCAACATGGCCATCACCCCCAAGGACGCGATCCTCCCCACCGAGGCCGTCGCCACCCTCAAGAAGTTCAAGGGCCCCAAGTTCGACCAGACGGTCAACGTGGTGATGCACCTCAACCTCGACACCGCGCAGAGCGACCAGAACCTCCGCGGCGCCATCAGCCTCCCCAAGGGCATCGGCAAGTCCAAGCGCGTCGTTGCCTTCTGCCAGTCCGACGTGGCCCAGCAGGCCCTCGCGGCCGGCGCCGTCAAGGCCGGCGGTGAGGACCTCGTCGCCGAGATCGAAAAGGGCTGGATGGACTTCGACGTCGCCGTCGCGTCCCCCGACATGATGCGCGTCGTCAGCCGCCTGGGTAAGGTCCTGGGCCCCAAGGGCCTCATGCCCTCCCCCAAGGCCGGCACCGTGACCCCCCAGGTCCCCGAGGCCGTCAAGGAATACTCCGCCGGCAAGGTCGAGTACCGCGCCGACAAGGCCGGGAACATCCACGCCGTCATCGGCAAGATGAGCTTCCCCGAGGACAGCCTCGTCGCCAACCTCGAGTTCTTCATCCACGCGATCGAGCGGGCCCGCCCCTCGACCGTGAAGGGTCAGTACATCAAGAAGATCACCGTCAGCGGGGCCATGACCCCCGGCGTGCAGGTCAAGCACGTTTCTGCCGTGGTGGAGGAGTAA
- a CDS encoding nuclear transport factor 2 family protein: MSTTTTPAPATNTAKPDFTPPPPSPEHLATKQVADRLVALVREGKSYQAIQELYADNARHLEPFSMPGCPGVNEGKQRLLQMCEHWEKTTTVHSATCGDPIVNGNQFICPMSLDATSTEGPMANKRMQMSETALYTVKDGKITEARFFYGCGM; encoded by the coding sequence ATGAGCACCACCACCACCCCCGCCCCAGCCACCAACACCGCCAAGCCCGACTTCACGCCCCCGCCGCCCAGCCCCGAGCACCTCGCCACCAAGCAGGTCGCCGACCGACTCGTCGCCCTCGTCCGCGAGGGCAAGAGCTACCAGGCGATCCAGGAGCTCTACGCCGACAACGCCCGCCACCTCGAGCCCTTCTCCATGCCCGGCTGCCCCGGCGTCAACGAGGGCAAGCAGCGCCTGCTCCAGATGTGCGAGCACTGGGAGAAGACCACCACCGTCCACAGCGCCACCTGCGGCGACCCCATCGTCAACGGCAACCAGTTCATCTGCCCCATGTCCCTCGACGCCACCAGCACCGAGGGCCCAATGGCGAACAAGCGCATGCAGATGAGCGAGACCGCCCTCTACACCGTCAAGGACGGCAAGATCACCGAGGCGCGGTTCTTCTATGGCTGCGGGATGTAG
- a CDS encoding tetratricopeptide repeat protein produces the protein MVRPPVLAAVVALVSLAGLAPESLAQARSQPRSSDAGQRHHRPPRPTPPPRPTRPVYRGGNDAGGDSNVLPGSIAPRSYLGIGTSSRANIDLLNNPAANRQFPSPPVVVTPIPPRHDHDHHHHHWDRDDRARWWYYKNRDRHDHHRTPIYYHFPRETFVSIGSGLSIGGFGYPYPVNYPVYTQGYTPTVGVMNLPAPAIVYDQATGAYIYAYGNPYGPPLVPATTPAPAPATTPEVVYAPPRELTPMEQAVEELRLGMPDRALTTLRDHLKKNADDARAHRVLAVALLEQRRFDDAVASLRQAYRTDPTLADSALNAYELGYTDESLRSLVVRTVTYANRVNTGSSWLTVAALMQAEGRTEQARNALDKARRQGLEPEVLGAMKAALKQS, from the coding sequence ATGGTCCGTCCTCCCGTGCTCGCCGCCGTTGTTGCGCTTGTCTCATTGGCCGGGCTCGCCCCCGAGTCCCTCGCCCAGGCCCGCTCGCAGCCCCGCTCAAGCGACGCCGGCCAGCGCCACCACCGCCCGCCCCGTCCCACGCCGCCGCCCCGCCCGACCCGTCCCGTCTACCGCGGCGGCAATGACGCGGGCGGTGACAGCAACGTCCTGCCCGGCTCCATCGCCCCGCGCTCTTACCTCGGCATCGGCACCAGCAGCCGCGCCAACATCGACCTACTCAACAACCCCGCGGCCAACCGCCAGTTCCCCTCCCCACCCGTCGTCGTGACGCCCATCCCGCCCCGCCACGACCACGATCATCACCACCACCACTGGGACCGCGACGACCGCGCCCGCTGGTGGTATTACAAGAACCGCGACCGCCACGACCATCACCGCACGCCCATCTACTACCACTTCCCGCGCGAGACCTTCGTCAGCATCGGCTCTGGCCTCTCCATCGGCGGCTTCGGCTACCCCTACCCCGTGAACTACCCCGTCTACACGCAGGGCTACACCCCCACCGTCGGCGTGATGAACCTCCCCGCGCCCGCGATCGTCTACGACCAGGCCACAGGTGCGTACATCTACGCCTACGGCAATCCCTACGGCCCGCCCCTCGTCCCTGCGACGACACCCGCCCCCGCGCCCGCCACCACCCCCGAGGTCGTGTACGCGCCGCCGCGCGAGCTCACGCCGATGGAGCAGGCAGTCGAAGAGCTGCGCCTCGGCATGCCCGACCGCGCCCTCACCACCTTGCGCGACCACCTCAAAAAGAACGCCGACGATGCCCGCGCCCACCGCGTGCTGGCCGTCGCCCTCCTCGAGCAGCGCCGCTTCGACGACGCCGTGGCGTCCCTTCGTCAGGCCTACCGCACCGACCCCACGCTCGCCGACTCCGCGCTCAACGCCTACGAGCTGGGCTACACCGACGAGTCCCTCCGCTCGCTCGTCGTCCGCACCGTCACCTACGCCAACCGCGTGAACACCGGCTCCTCCTGGCTCACCGTCGCGGCCCTGATGCAGGCCGAGGGCCGCACCGAACAGGCCCGCAACGCTCTCGACAAGGCCCGCCGCCAGGGCCTCGAGCCCGAGGTGCTGGGCGCCATGAAGGCCGCCTTGAAGCAGAGCTAG
- a CDS encoding NAD-dependent epimerase/dehydratase family protein, which translates to MAPPATPKKILILGGTQFVGRHIAEASIRAGHAVTILNRGLTPDPLAPQVERLRGDRDAGPDGLAALRNRTWDACIDVSGFTPLQVRPALDLLRNRIHRYVFISAVAVYGDPPRGPVTENLPLLAPAPDDVVDLDQEMYGRAKVACENLCNATFADRATILRPQIVAGPHDPSDRYSHWARRVSQPGPILAPGDGSDHVQVIDAADLARFAIRTIEHHIGGIFNLAGPRLTWREFLRAMGARDKDLAWTPASLLQRENITEQQLPLYRQDGGYRSALMHVDSTRAQAAGLVLTEPAATAASIRAHLHDIPSSPVLTPAHERELLQLAAHARD; encoded by the coding sequence GTGGCACCCCCCGCAACCCCAAAGAAGATCCTCATCCTCGGCGGCACGCAGTTCGTCGGCCGGCACATCGCCGAGGCCTCGATCCGCGCGGGCCACGCCGTCACCATCCTCAACCGCGGCCTCACCCCCGACCCCCTCGCGCCGCAGGTCGAACGCCTCCGCGGCGATCGCGACGCCGGCCCCGACGGCCTCGCCGCCCTCCGCAATCGCACATGGGACGCCTGCATCGACGTCAGCGGTTTCACGCCCCTCCAGGTCCGCCCCGCCCTCGATCTGCTCCGCAACCGCATCCACCGCTACGTCTTCATCAGCGCCGTGGCCGTCTACGGCGACCCGCCCCGCGGCCCCGTCACTGAAAACTTGCCGCTCCTCGCACCCGCTCCCGACGACGTCGTAGACCTCGACCAGGAGATGTACGGGCGCGCCAAGGTCGCCTGCGAGAACCTCTGCAACGCGACCTTTGCCGATCGCGCCACCATTCTCCGCCCGCAGATCGTCGCCGGCCCCCACGACCCCTCCGACCGCTACTCCCACTGGGCTCGGCGCGTCTCGCAGCCCGGCCCGATCCTCGCCCCCGGCGACGGCTCCGACCACGTGCAGGTCATTGACGCGGCGGACCTCGCCCGCTTCGCAATCCGCACCATCGAGCACCACATCGGCGGCATCTTCAACCTCGCCGGCCCGCGCCTCACGTGGCGAGAGTTCCTCCGCGCCATGGGCGCCCGCGACAAGGACCTCGCCTGGACGCCAGCATCACTGCTTCAACGCGAGAACATCACCGAGCAGCAGCTCCCCCTCTACCGCCAGGATGGCGGCTACCGCAGCGCCCTCATGCACGTGGACAGCACCCGCGCGCAGGCCGCGGGCCTCGTGCTCACCGAACCCGCGGCCACCGCCGCCAGCATCCGCGCCCACCTGCATGACATCCCTAGCTCCCCTGTGCTCACCCCCGCACACGAGCGCGAACTCCTGCAGCTCGCCGCCCACGCCCGGGACTGA
- a CDS encoding glycosyltransferase, translating into MVDQPLVINPTSATRHESGVRQLRIALAHDWLCGVRGGEHVLERIAALVAREHECAGLYVMFDNGGPIGPAVDACRKVVAGIGRWPWSDQLRRWLLPLYPRAVGELSGELAREHARRPIDLVISTSSAAIKGLRAPEGVPHLCYCHSPARYIWGQDARYRGGLRGAGLSAVKRWYREWDRRTSENVTRFLANSRHTQQEIRRCFWRESEVVHPPVRQMFSDAPLRGASDGPWLVVSALEPYKRVELAIDAAMQAGHELVVVGDGSQRRVLETRSGGRVKFLGRVSDERLREVYAQASLLLFPQVEDFGIVAVEAQASGLPVVARRAGGAIDIIVDGATGALFDEDSVESLLAGVERCPRACADACRENAGRFSEQRFDAEMRAQIASVRPAIR; encoded by the coding sequence ATGGTAGACCAACCCCTTGTGATCAACCCCACCTCAGCAACTCGCCACGAGAGTGGCGTACGGCAGCTGCGGATCGCGCTCGCGCACGACTGGCTGTGCGGCGTGCGTGGTGGGGAGCACGTGCTGGAGCGGATCGCGGCGCTGGTCGCGCGAGAGCACGAGTGCGCGGGGCTGTACGTGATGTTTGACAATGGCGGGCCGATCGGGCCGGCGGTGGACGCGTGCCGCAAGGTGGTGGCGGGGATCGGGCGGTGGCCCTGGTCGGACCAGCTGCGGCGGTGGCTGCTGCCGCTGTACCCGCGGGCGGTGGGGGAGCTGTCGGGCGAGCTGGCCCGGGAGCATGCGCGCCGGCCGATCGACCTGGTGATCTCGACGAGCTCCGCGGCGATCAAGGGGCTGAGGGCGCCCGAGGGCGTGCCGCACCTGTGCTACTGCCACTCGCCGGCGCGGTACATCTGGGGGCAGGACGCGCGGTACAGGGGCGGGCTGCGCGGCGCGGGGCTGAGCGCGGTGAAGCGCTGGTACCGGGAGTGGGACCGGCGGACGAGCGAGAACGTAACGCGGTTCCTTGCGAACTCGCGGCACACGCAGCAGGAGATCCGGCGGTGCTTCTGGCGCGAGTCGGAGGTGGTGCACCCGCCGGTGCGGCAGATGTTTTCCGATGCGCCGCTGCGCGGGGCGAGTGACGGCCCGTGGCTGGTGGTGTCGGCGCTGGAGCCCTACAAGCGGGTGGAGCTGGCGATCGATGCCGCGATGCAAGCTGGCCATGAACTGGTGGTAGTGGGTGATGGGTCGCAGCGGCGAGTGCTGGAGACGCGTTCGGGCGGGCGCGTGAAGTTCCTTGGGCGCGTGAGCGACGAGCGGCTGCGCGAGGTGTACGCGCAGGCGTCGCTGCTGCTGTTCCCGCAGGTGGAGGACTTCGGCATCGTGGCGGTGGAGGCGCAGGCGTCCGGGTTGCCGGTCGTCGCGCGGCGTGCCGGTGGTGCGATCGACATCATCGTCGATGGCGCGACCGGGGCGCTGTTCGACGAAGACTCGGTCGAGAGTCTGCTTGCCGGGGTGGAGCGCTGCCCGCGGGCTTGCGCCGATGCGTGCCGCGAGAACGCGGGACGCTTCTCCGAACAACGCTTCGACGCCGAGATGCGTGCGCAGATCGCTTCGGTCAGGCCGGCGATCAGGTGA
- the rplL gene encoding 50S ribosomal protein L7/L12, which translates to MSDTTFSANIKTLGDQLAGLTLKDAVELGKYMKETYGIEAAAGGGVMMAAPAAGGAAAKAEEKTSFDVVLKAAGDKKIQVIKVVREATGLGLAEAKAFVDAPGKPVKTGLSKEEADKLAATLKENGATVEIV; encoded by the coding sequence ATGTCCGACACCACGTTCAGCGCCAACATCAAGACCCTCGGCGATCAGCTCGCTGGCCTCACCCTCAAGGACGCCGTCGAGCTCGGCAAGTACATGAAGGAGACCTACGGCATCGAGGCCGCCGCGGGTGGCGGCGTCATGATGGCCGCCCCGGCCGCCGGCGGCGCCGCCGCCAAGGCCGAGGAGAAGACCAGCTTCGACGTCGTCCTCAAGGCCGCTGGCGACAAGAAGATCCAGGTCATCAAGGTCGTCCGCGAGGCCACCGGCCTGGGTCTGGCCGAGGCCAAGGCCTTCGTCGACGCCCCCGGCAAGCCCGTCAAGACCGGCCTCTCCAAGGAGGAGGCGGACAAGCTCGCCGCCACCCTCAAGGAGAACGGCGCGACCGTTGAGATCGTCTAA